Proteins co-encoded in one Arachis stenosperma cultivar V10309 chromosome 7, arast.V10309.gnm1.PFL2, whole genome shotgun sequence genomic window:
- the LOC130941176 gene encoding uncharacterized protein LOC130941176: protein MADAPPPTPSELLRMVTELQQANQHMAEANQRMAEENQRMQQQIQQIANARLEHNDNRHGGNANDENQSQPTHVSETPQDDDGRDPHNNDASLKDEEEEPDNSAGPFTADIMNFQLPRQFTLPTTLNPYDGLGDPKQHIKKFRSIMIELAKQFEDHFAASAIYLHDSDYLTTVKQGPQESLKDYITRFTKIAMRIPDLHPEVHLHAIKSGLRPGKFQEAIAVAKPKTLAEFREKAKGQINIEELRQARKAEKSAATKEDDKPRDNKKTFRPTPRYETYTQFNTKRDDIIKEILNSKLIKPPRKADSYPEPKNVDKSKYCTFHQKYGHTTDECVIAKDLLERLARQGHLDKYISGHMQKRSASISGPPPGGPSSSSKDKEKAPAQPRGIINCISGGYAGGGQTSSARKRTYRAMLALGDTTNNPQSVLEIPEMTFCPTDFNCKDTNLDDPVVISLQLGDLIVRKVLLDPGSSADVLFFTTFEKMKLSTNILQPSAGDLVGFSGERVPVMGSVWLQTTLGEQPLSKTHDIQYLVVDCFSPYNLILGRPFLNRFTAIVSTVHLCVKFPVQDNLIATIHGDLQEARHCYNTSLKPIKRGCERRINSITSEQPTLAELDPRADFQDRPLPNEELTKIMLTDDPTKHTFIGTSVKDKEREKLIQFLQKNADLFAWTSGDMPGIDPSIITHKLAINPAARPISQKKRNLGAEKRMASMVEAKKLIDANFIREIRFTTWLANVVMVKKNNDNSCGYGTLSFMDAYSGYNQILMHPSDQEKTAFITEYGNYCYNVMPFGLKNAGATYQRLMNRVFEKQIGRNIEVYVDDMVAKTKVGHSHIDDLEEIFGQIRAYNMRLNPEKCAFGVIGGKFLGFMLTSRGIEANPEKCQAILDMNSPTNIKEVQRLTGRLAALSRFLPCLATKSFNFFRCLRKNTKFQWDDNCEMAFQSLKQFLSKPPVLQKPDIGEPLYLYLSVTDIAVSSVLVAEKGKTQQPVYFVSKSLQNAELRYLRLEKLAYALVLSARRLRPYFQSHTIYVRTSQPLRQILAKPELAGRLIRWSIELFEFDIQYQPRGSVKSQYLADFVVELTGTNTDIEDAGWILFVDGASNPHGSGAGILLENAEGVAIEHSLRFSFKASNNQAEYEALLAGLRLAIELHIVNLKVYCDSLLVVQQVNQSFQTKDPVLSKYVILVKNLMDRFSKIEIYHIARDQNHRADILSKLASTQSHTASLLQSTLHEPSIDIPSISHIEQEVGWQKPYIQYLKSGEVPQEIQDVKKFKRQASFFTLLNNLLYRRGYSRPLLKCLDRTEADLALAEVHEGVCGIHSGARSLAQKILRAGFYWPTIWEDSRKKVRTCDRCQKHAPNINIPAEDLHQSTVSWPFNHWGIDILGPFPTAPRQVKYLVVAIDYFSKWIEAQPLARITSVQMISFVWQKIICRFGIPRHIVTDNGRQFTDHNFKSFLQNLKIKQHFSSVEHPQSNGLAEAANKVVLQALRKKLDDAKGLWAELVPEILWGYNTSPHSTTKETPFRLVYGSEAMIPVEVSQSSFRTQAEDHEHARRAELDLVEEVRTIAAVRHKALQQRLGKRHSKRVKPRSFNVGDLVLRKTEEARKPPTHGKLAAAWEGPYRIHQVLGKGAYRLEQLDGTNHANNRCANRTNDSISVIRP, encoded by the exons ATGGCTGATGCACCTCCCCCTACTCCGTCCGAACTACTTCGGATGGTAACCGAGCTTCAGCAGGCGAATCAGCACATGGCAGAGGCAAATCAACGTATGGctgaagaaaatcaaagaatgcagcagcagattcagcAAATAGCCAACGCCCGACTCGAGCACAATGACAACCGTCATGGAGGAAACGCCAATGACGAGAATCAATCTCAGCCGACACATGTTTCGGAGACTCCACAGGATGATGACGGAAGGGATCCTCACAACAATGACGCCTCACTGAAAGACGAGGAAGAGGAGCCTGATAACTCGGCAGGACCTTTCACAGCTGATATTATGAATTTTCAATTACCCCGGCAATTTACGCTGCCGACGACTTTAAATCCATATGATGGTTTAGGCGATCCAAAACAGCACATCAAAAAGTTCCGATCTATCATGATC GAGTTAGCAAAGCAATTTGAAGATCATTTCGCAGCATCAGCAATATATCTGCATGACTCCGACTACCTAACGACGGTAAAGCAAGGTCCTCAGGAAAGTCTGAAAGACTACATCACCCGTTTTACAAAGATAGCCATGCGCATACCCGACCTTCATCCAGAGGTTCATCTTCACGCCATCAAAAGCGGCCTTCGACCAGGAAAGTTTCAAGAAGCCATTGCAGTGGCCAAGCCGAAGACTTTGGCCGAGTTTCGCGAAAAAGCAAAAGGGCAAATAAACATTGAAGAGCTTCGTCAAGCTCGCAAAGCGGAAAAGTCGGCAGCTACTAAAGAAGATGATAAGCCTCGGGACAATAAGAAGACTTTCAGACCAACCCCTCGCTATGAAACCTACACTCAGTTTAACACAAAAAGAGATGATATTATTAAGGAAATCCTGAATTCCAAGCTGATTAAACCCCCTCGCAAAGCCGACAGTTATCCCGAGCCGAAGAATGTAGACAAATCCAAATACTGCACATTCCATCAGAAGTATGGTCACACAACCGACGAGTGTGTGATCGCCAAAGACCTTTTAGAACGTTTGGCAAGACAAGGACATCTTGATAAGTATATCTCAGGCCACATGCAGAAAAGATCGGCTTCCATTTCAGGCCCACCTCCTGGAGGTCCATCATCATCGTCAAAGGATAAAGAAAAGGCGCCGGCCCAACCTAGGGGTATAATTAATTGCATCTCGGGCGGCTACGCCGGAGGTGGACAAACAAGTTCGGCAAGAAAGCGAACATACAGGGCCATGCTAGCACTAGGAGATACCACCAACAATCCCCAGTCAGTGTTGGAGATTCCAGAGATGACATTTTGCCCAACCGACTTTAATTGCAAGGATACCAACCTTGATGACCCTGTCGTCATCTCCCTTCAGTTGGGCGACCTAATAGTTCGGAAAGTGCTGCTAGACCCAGGCAGCAGCGCTGACGTGCTTTTCTTTACAACATttgaaaaaatgaaattaagTACTAATATTTTGCAGCCATCCGCAGGTGACTTGGTCGGATTCTCCGGAGAGCGCGTTCCGGTGATGGGTTCAGTGTGGTTACAAACCACACTCGGTGAGCAGCCTTTATCTAAAACACATGACATCCAATATCTTGTTGTGGACTGTTTCAGTCCCTATAATCTCATCTTAGGAAGACCTTTTTTAAATAGATTTACTGCAATTGTATCAACTGTTCATCTCTGTGTCAAGTTTCCTGTGCAGGACAACCTTATAGCCACAATTCATGGTGACTTGCAAGAAGCTCGGCATTGTTACAATACAAGCCTAAAACCCATCAAGAGAGGCTGCGAGCGACGTATAAACTCCATCACCTCCGAACAACCAACATTAGCCGAGCTTGACCCTAGAGCCGACTTTCAAGATCGTCCTTTACCAAATGAAGAGCTAACAAAGATTATGCTAACCGATGACCCAACGAAACACACTTTCATTGGAACCTCGGTAAAAGACAAAGAGCGGGAGAAGCTCATCCAATTTTTGCAGAAGAACGCCGATCTTTTTGCTTGGACATCTGGagacatgccaggcattgaTCCATCCATTATTACTCACAAATTGGCAATAAACCCAGCAGCTCGACCAATCTCCCAGAAAAAAAGAAATCTCGGGGCCGAGAAAAGAATGGCATCCATGGTTGAAGCCAAGAAGCTCATCGATGCAAATTTCATCCGGGAAATCAGGTTTACAACTTGGCTGGCCAACGTCGTCatggtaaagaaaaataacg ACAACTCTTGTGGTTACGGCACCTTGAgtttcatggatgcatactctggTTACAACCAGATCCTTATGCACCCATCAGACCAAGAAAAAACGGCCTTTATTACTGAATATGGTAATTACTGTTACAATGtcatgccttttggtttaaagaatGCAGGTGCAACATATCAAAGACTGATGAATAGGGTCTTCGAGAAACAGATAGGTCGAAATATTGAGGTGTATGTCGATGACATGGTCGCCAAAACAAAGGTCGGCCATTCCCATATTGATGACCTTGAAGAAATATTCGGCCAAATCCGAGCTTATAATATGAGGCTCAACCCGGAAAAATGTGCTTTTGGTGTGATCGGAGGGAAATTCCTCGGTTTCATGCTTACTAGCCGAGGAATTGAAGCCAATCCTGAAAAATGTCAGGCGATCCTTGATATGAATAGTCCAACAAACATTAAAGAGGTTCAACGACTAACAGGGAGGCTGGCGGCTCTCTCCAGATTTCTACCATGCTTGGCGACCAAGTCCTTCAACTTTTTTCGATGTTTACGAAAAAACACAAAGTTCCAATGGGATGACAACTGTGAAATGGCATTTCAAAGTTTAAAACAATTTCTTTCTAAACCACCTGTTTTGCAAAAACCTGACATTGGTGAAccattgtatttatatttgtCGGTTACTGATATAGCGGTTAGCTCTGTTCTTGTTgcagaaaaaggaaaaacacaGCAGCCAGTTTATTTTGTCAGCAAATCATTGCAGAATGCCGAGCTTCGTTATCTGAGGTTAGAAAAGCTCGCCTATGCACTTGTTTTGTCGGCAAGACGACTCCGACCCTACTTTCAGAGTCATACAATTTACGTCAGAACTTCTCAACCCCTGCGCCAAATACTCGCCAAGCCCGAGCTTGCCGGGAGGTTGATAAGATGGTCCATCGAACTGTTCGAATTTGATATTCAATATCAACCCAGAGGATCtgtcaaatcacaatacctggcCGACTTTGTGGTCGAGCTCACAGGAACAAACACAGACATAGAGGATGCAGGTTGGATATTATTTGTTGATGGAGCCTCTAACCCCCACGGATCTGGGGCAGGAATACTCTTGGAAAATGCCGAGGGCGTCGCTATTGAACACTCTCTGCGATTTTCATTCAAGGCCAGCAACAATCAAGCCGAGTATGAAGCCCTACTCGCGGGGCTCAGGTTAGCAATAGAGCTACATATTgttaatttaaaagtttattgtGATTCTCTATTAGTTGTTCAACAAGTAAATCAAAGTTTCCAAACAAAAGATCCAGTTTTATCAAAATACGTAATCCTTGTCAAAAATCTCATGGATCGTTTCtcaaaaattgaaatttatcATATAGCACGAGATCAAAATCATAGGGCAGACATATTATCAAAGCTCGCTTCCACTCAATCACACACTGCCTCATTACTACAATCCACCCTCCACGAGCCGAGCATAGACATCCCTAGCATTTCTCATATAGAACAGGAAGTCGGCTGGCAAAAACCATACATTCAATATCTTAAAAGTGGAGAAGTCCCACAAGAAATACAAGATGTAAAAAAGTTCAAACGACAGGCATCATTCTTTACATTATTAAATAACCTGTTGTATAGGCGGGGCTACTCCCGACCATTATTGAAATGCTTAGACAGGACAGAGGCCGACCTAGCCCTAGCCGAGGTCCATGAAGGCGTTTGTGGAATACACTCAGGAGCCAGAAGTCTAGCACAAAAGATTCTTCGTGCTGGTTTTTATTGGCCGACCATATGGGAGGACAGTCGGAAAAAGGTCCGAACTTGCGACCGCTGCCAAAAACATGCCCCGAACATAAACATCCCCGCCGAAGATTTACATCAATCAACGGTAAGCTGGCCCTTTAATCATTGGGGAATAGATATACTGGGACCTTTTCCCACAGCCCCAAGACAGGTAAAATATTTGGTTGTGGCAATTGATTACTTTTCTAAATGGATTGAGGCTCAACCTCTAGCTAGAATCACATCCGTTCAAATGATTTCTTTTGTCTGGCAAAAGATAATTTGCAGATTTGGTATACCTCGTCACATTGTAACCGACAATGGTCGGCAGTTTACTGATCATAATTTTAAGAGCTTTTTACAGAACTTAAAGATTAAACAGCATTTCTCTTCGGTGGAGCATCCTCAATCTAACGGCTTAGCTGAAGCTGCAAACAAGGTCGTCCTGCAAGCTTTAAGGAAGAAACTGGACGATGCCAAAGGATTATGGGCCGAGCTTGTTCCAGAAATTTTATGGGGTTATAATACCTCACCACACTCAACGACTAAAGAAACACCATTTCGTCTGGTTTACGGATCAGAAGCAATGATACCAGTTGAAGTATCACAAAGCTCATTCCGAACACAAGCAGAAGATCATGAGCATGCTCGGCGAGCCGAGCTTGATTTGGTGGAAGAGGTACGAACCATAGCGGCCGTTCGCCACAAAGCTTTACAGCAACGATTAGGCAAACGCCACAGTAAAAGGGTGAAACCAAGATCCTTTAACGTCGGAGACCTGGTATTAAGGAAAACTGAGGAAGCGCGGAAACCGCCCACTCATGGCAAACTCGCAGCCGCATGGGAAGGCCCATACCGAATTCATCAGGTGCTCGGCAAAGGAGCATATCGACTAGA